The following are from one region of the Arthrobacter sp. TMP15 genome:
- a CDS encoding (deoxy)nucleoside triphosphate pyrophosphohydrolase yields MTTQKQIVGAALVDSLEKPSMLLAARRSAPPELAGLWEFPGGKIEPGEAPQEALHRELLEELGVKSVLGAELCCPTAEGWPLNAHASMRVWLATVIDGTPEPLEDHDMLQWVELAGQQIFDLDWIPADRPIVHALVSFTSRAQTTH; encoded by the coding sequence GTGACTACGCAGAAACAGATAGTGGGCGCGGCCCTCGTGGATTCTTTGGAAAAACCTTCGATGCTTTTAGCTGCAAGACGCAGTGCCCCACCTGAGTTGGCCGGGTTGTGGGAGTTTCCAGGAGGGAAAATTGAGCCCGGTGAAGCCCCGCAGGAAGCCCTACACAGGGAGTTGTTGGAGGAGCTGGGGGTCAAGTCTGTTTTGGGTGCTGAACTGTGCTGCCCAACCGCCGAGGGCTGGCCGTTGAATGCTCATGCCTCCATGCGCGTGTGGCTGGCCACCGTGATCGACGGCACACCAGAACCGTTGGAGGATCACGACATGTTGCAATGGGTTGAGCTGGCGGGACAACAGATCTTTGACTTGGACTGGATTCCGGCAGATCGCCCTATTGTGCACGCGTTGGTGAGTTTCACCTCCCGAGCGCAAACGACGCACTGA
- a CDS encoding long-chain fatty acid--CoA ligase: protein MTNLATIVPASAARNPGGIAIKLDDIELSFGALEVLSSKVAALLAQRGVEPGDRVALISPNLPQMPPIYYGILRYGAIVVPLNPLLKSREVAYHLKDSGAKLAFAWEGVIGEVEAGAADTGTSIISIDAAFMTLLAPLEPLAGVAEAEKNDTAVILYTSGTTGKPKGAELTHENLRSNAEVSVKLFGSSDGDVIFGGLPFFHIFGQTCALNSSVMAGATVTLLPRFDPVKALEIIQRDKVTIFEGVPSMYVALLRAPGRENYDLSSLRLAASGGSALPVEILREFESTFQATLLEGYGLSETSPVITFNQTDGIRKAGSIGTMVTGAQLRIVDEAGADVEPGAVGEIAVAGPFVMKGYWNNPEATAAAIPDGWFRTGDLGRKDEDGVYFIVDRKKDMILRGGYNIYPREIEEVLYEHPAVAEAAVLGRPDAAHGEEICAAVALKEGAAGSEDLEALAADIKEFVKARVAAYKYPRKIMIMDALPKGPTGKILKREIDAS, encoded by the coding sequence ATGACGAACTTGGCCACTATCGTCCCCGCATCGGCGGCACGAAATCCCGGCGGGATTGCCATCAAGCTGGATGACATTGAGCTCTCCTTTGGTGCGCTGGAGGTGCTTAGCTCCAAGGTGGCGGCACTGTTGGCGCAGCGCGGTGTTGAGCCAGGAGACAGGGTGGCCTTAATTTCACCGAACCTGCCTCAAATGCCGCCCATCTACTATGGAATCCTGCGTTATGGTGCCATCGTCGTGCCGTTAAACCCGTTGCTAAAGTCTCGCGAAGTTGCCTACCACCTCAAGGATTCAGGAGCCAAGCTGGCTTTCGCTTGGGAAGGCGTCATTGGGGAAGTTGAAGCTGGAGCTGCAGATACAGGTACCTCGATCATTTCCATCGACGCTGCGTTCATGACGTTGTTGGCGCCGCTTGAGCCGTTAGCCGGGGTTGCTGAGGCTGAAAAGAATGACACTGCAGTCATTCTTTACACTTCAGGAACCACGGGCAAGCCTAAGGGCGCCGAACTTACCCATGAGAACTTGCGCAGCAACGCTGAAGTCTCGGTTAAGCTCTTCGGCAGCAGCGACGGAGACGTGATATTCGGTGGACTACCCTTCTTCCACATCTTTGGCCAGACCTGCGCACTGAACTCATCCGTGATGGCCGGAGCAACAGTGACGCTGCTGCCCAGATTTGATCCGGTCAAAGCCTTGGAGATCATTCAGCGCGATAAGGTCACCATCTTTGAAGGCGTTCCGAGCATGTATGTGGCTTTGCTGCGTGCCCCCGGGCGGGAAAACTACGACCTGAGCAGTTTGCGCTTGGCGGCCTCAGGCGGCTCAGCGCTGCCGGTAGAAATTCTGCGTGAATTTGAATCAACGTTCCAGGCCACGCTGTTGGAGGGCTACGGACTCTCAGAAACCTCGCCTGTGATCACCTTCAACCAGACCGACGGAATCCGCAAGGCCGGCTCTATTGGCACTATGGTGACTGGCGCACAGCTGCGGATTGTTGATGAAGCTGGTGCCGACGTTGAACCTGGTGCTGTGGGCGAGATCGCTGTGGCTGGGCCCTTTGTGATGAAGGGGTACTGGAACAATCCAGAAGCAACTGCTGCTGCGATCCCCGATGGTTGGTTCCGCACAGGAGACTTGGGTCGTAAGGATGAAGATGGTGTGTACTTCATCGTGGACAGGAAGAAGGACATGATCCTGCGTGGCGGTTACAACATTTACCCGCGCGAGATTGAGGAAGTCCTGTATGAGCACCCTGCCGTTGCTGAGGCTGCCGTGTTGGGCAGGCCCGACGCCGCCCACGGCGAAGAGATCTGCGCTGCGGTTGCGTTGAAGGAAGGTGCTGCGGGTTCCGAGGATCTGGAAGCGCTCGCCGCCGACATCAAGGAGTTCGTCAAGGCCCGCGTTGCCGCCTACAAATATCCACGCAAGATCATGATCATGGATGCCCTCCCCAAGGGACCTACCGGAAAGATTCTCAAGCGCGAGATCGACGCTTCCTAG
- a CDS encoding cation diffusion facilitator family transporter, which produces MSHEGGSKAIVAALIANLSIAVMKFLAYFLTLSSSMLAEGIHSVADSGNQLLLLIGGKKSKRQASAEHPFGYGRERYIYAFIVSIVLFSVGGLFALYEAFQKWQHPHGMEPQWAWVPVVVLLGAIALEGRSFYVAVKESNVTRGKRSWAQFIKTAKAPELPVVLLEDSAALVGLVFALFGVSMTIATGNGLWDAAGTALIGVLLVCVAVILALETKSLLLGESANAGDIQAVEAALVGEGVSRIIHLKTLHLGPEELLVAAKIAVDACETGLQIAEAINAAEKRVRAAVPIAKVIYLEPDIYTATHEPEALP; this is translated from the coding sequence GTGTCTCACGAAGGTGGAAGCAAGGCGATAGTTGCCGCGCTAATTGCGAATCTGTCCATTGCCGTGATGAAGTTCCTAGCGTATTTTTTGACGCTTTCTTCATCGATGCTGGCGGAGGGCATTCACTCCGTAGCCGACTCGGGAAACCAGCTGTTATTGCTGATTGGCGGCAAAAAGTCCAAACGCCAAGCGAGTGCTGAACATCCCTTTGGCTACGGCCGCGAACGCTACATCTACGCTTTCATTGTCTCCATTGTGTTGTTCAGTGTTGGTGGACTGTTCGCCCTCTATGAGGCATTCCAGAAATGGCAGCATCCCCACGGTATGGAACCGCAGTGGGCGTGGGTACCCGTTGTGGTGTTGCTGGGGGCGATCGCGTTGGAGGGCCGCTCATTCTATGTCGCTGTCAAAGAATCCAACGTAACGCGAGGCAAGCGCAGCTGGGCGCAATTCATTAAAACGGCAAAGGCCCCGGAACTTCCTGTGGTGCTGCTGGAGGATTCGGCGGCACTTGTGGGTTTGGTCTTCGCACTCTTTGGCGTATCCATGACTATAGCCACCGGCAACGGTTTGTGGGATGCAGCAGGTACAGCATTAATTGGTGTGCTTCTGGTGTGTGTGGCTGTCATTCTGGCCTTGGAGACGAAGTCGTTGCTCTTGGGAGAGTCTGCAAACGCTGGTGACATACAGGCTGTTGAAGCCGCCCTCGTTGGCGAGGGAGTGAGCAGGATTATCCACCTAAAAACCCTGCACCTTGGTCCTGAGGAACTGCTGGTGGCAGCCAAGATCGCTGTTGATGCCTGCGAAACTGGATTGCAGATTGCCGAAGCCATTAACGCTGCCGAGAAACGTGTTCGGGCAGCTGTTCCGATTGCCAAGGTCATCTACCTAGAGCCAGATATTTACACTGCCACTCATGAGCCTGAAGCTCTGCCCTAA
- the infC gene encoding translation initiation factor IF-3, with protein sequence MQQELHISEPRINDRIRVPEVRLVGPAGEQVGVVRIEDALRLAAESDLDLVEVAPTAKPPVCKLMDFGKYKYEAAVKAREARKNQTNTVLKEIRFRLKIDKHDYETKRGHALRFLGAGDKVKAMIQFRGREQQRPEMGIRLLQKFAAEVAEVGVIESSPRIDGRNMVMVIGPLKNKAEAKAEARRNQQRADAKAHNEAVANGTARVDVDRDNKTSMTQSLAELLPEGLHLNEDVPALASSDAQKESAPLTQEATTVASTATKTTATEAPTTDASATVAAPAASAPAEKAAPAVAPAKAPTKAPAAKAAPPKAATAAKAPTAKAPVAKAAAAKPAVAPKPVPAPKPVTAKPIPMPKPMAKPAAAKPASKPAAKAAAKPAAKPASEKSAPAAETPNSAE encoded by the coding sequence ATGCAACAGGAGCTACACATTAGCGAGCCACGCATCAATGATCGAATCCGCGTCCCCGAGGTGCGGTTGGTTGGGCCGGCAGGCGAACAAGTGGGAGTTGTCCGCATTGAGGACGCCCTCCGTTTAGCAGCCGAGTCCGACTTGGATCTGGTTGAGGTAGCGCCGACGGCAAAGCCGCCGGTGTGCAAACTGATGGACTTCGGCAAGTACAAGTACGAAGCCGCCGTCAAGGCTCGTGAAGCCCGCAAGAACCAGACCAACACCGTTTTGAAGGAAATTCGTTTCCGCCTCAAAATCGACAAACACGATTACGAGACCAAGCGCGGTCATGCTCTTCGCTTCCTCGGCGCCGGTGACAAGGTCAAGGCCATGATTCAGTTCCGTGGCCGTGAGCAGCAGCGCCCTGAAATGGGCATTCGTCTCCTGCAGAAGTTCGCTGCAGAGGTGGCCGAGGTTGGCGTTATCGAATCAAGCCCCCGTATTGACGGCCGCAACATGGTCATGGTTATCGGCCCGTTGAAGAACAAGGCTGAGGCCAAGGCTGAGGCGCGGCGCAACCAGCAGCGTGCGGATGCAAAGGCTCACAACGAGGCAGTTGCCAATGGCACCGCTCGTGTCGATGTGGACAGGGACAATAAAACGTCCATGACCCAGTCTTTGGCGGAACTACTTCCCGAAGGTTTGCACCTGAATGAGGACGTCCCGGCACTGGCCAGCAGCGATGCACAAAAAGAGTCGGCTCCTCTAACGCAGGAAGCCACGACTGTTGCATCGACAGCTACAAAGACAACTGCTACCGAAGCTCCTACTACGGATGCTTCCGCAACTGTTGCGGCACCTGCGGCAAGTGCTCCGGCAGAAAAGGCCGCTCCCGCCGTCGCACCTGCCAAGGCTCCCACGAAGGCGCCGGCAGCGAAAGCTGCGCCTCCCAAGGCTGCTACTGCGGCAAAGGCGCCCACCGCTAAGGCTCCCGTGGCGAAAGCTGCAGCAGCCAAGCCGGCCGTAGCTCCCAAGCCTGTTCCCGCGCCAAAGCCTGTTACCGCAAAGCCCATCCCCATGCCGAAGCCCATGGCAAAGCCTGCAGCTGCAAAGCCTGCAAGCAAGCCTGCAGCCAAAGCAGCAGCAAAACCGGCTGCCAAGCCCGCCTCTGAAAAGAGTGCACCGGCGGCCGAAACCCCCAACTCGGCTGAATAA
- a CDS encoding DUF5302 domain-containing protein produces the protein MTSENHDEQAPNGASEETKEKFRQALENKKNKQHGSVGAASDAKINASHGAASHKREFRRKSG, from the coding sequence ATGACGAGTGAAAACCACGACGAACAAGCCCCCAACGGTGCCAGTGAGGAAACCAAAGAAAAGTTTCGACAGGCGCTGGAAAACAAGAAGAACAAGCAGCATGGCAGTGTTGGCGCCGCTAGCGATGCAAAAATCAACGCATCACACGGTGCAGCCAGTCACAAACGTGAGTTCCGCCGCAAGAGCGGATAA
- a CDS encoding RNA methyltransferase, which translates to MNAPGRPPAEAMTNPRADRVRDVAKLVGRSSRLKRRQFLAEGPQAVREALRAHRECLAAGGTAVVEALYATVESLRKYPELLEAASAPIARLQVRIASELVLAAMTDTLTPQGMVAVCNFVDVPLAQVMASKPKLIAMLCRVQDPGNAGTVLRAADAAGADAVIFSQSSVDIYNPKAVRATAGSLFHLPVVLGADLTEVVAAAKAAGVGVLAADGYGQLNLDLLQDESAARSFDQQIPDSTYDLEDPTVWLFGNEAQGLAGEEKALADHRVAVPVYGAAESLNLGTAATVCLYASARAQRRGA; encoded by the coding sequence ATGAATGCACCCGGGCGCCCACCAGCAGAAGCAATGACCAATCCTCGAGCAGATCGAGTGAGGGATGTTGCCAAGCTGGTTGGGCGCTCGAGCCGTTTAAAGCGACGACAGTTTTTAGCTGAGGGCCCGCAAGCCGTGCGGGAGGCTCTGCGTGCCCACCGCGAATGTCTTGCAGCAGGAGGCACCGCAGTGGTTGAGGCACTTTACGCAACTGTGGAGAGCTTGCGGAAATACCCCGAACTGCTTGAGGCGGCCTCCGCTCCCATCGCACGTTTGCAGGTGCGGATCGCCAGCGAGCTTGTGCTGGCGGCCATGACAGACACTCTCACTCCGCAAGGTATGGTGGCCGTGTGCAACTTCGTGGATGTCCCTTTGGCGCAGGTGATGGCCTCCAAACCCAAGCTGATCGCCATGTTGTGCCGTGTGCAGGATCCAGGCAATGCCGGAACTGTCCTGCGGGCAGCCGATGCTGCCGGCGCTGACGCCGTCATTTTCTCCCAGTCAAGTGTAGATATTTACAATCCGAAGGCAGTCCGTGCAACTGCCGGCTCGTTGTTTCATCTGCCGGTTGTGCTGGGTGCAGACCTCACCGAGGTCGTGGCCGCTGCGAAGGCGGCCGGTGTGGGCGTCCTGGCCGCTGATGGCTATGGCCAATTGAATTTGGACTTGCTGCAGGACGAAAGTGCCGCTCGGTCCTTTGACCAGCAAATCCCCGACTCCACTTACGATCTGGAAGATCCCACAGTGTGGCTCTTTGGCAATGAAGCCCAAGGATTGGCGGGGGAGGAGAAGGCGTTGGCTGACCACCGAGTGGCAGTGCCCGTATACGGTGCGGCAGAGTCCTTGAACCTCGGCACAGCCGCTACCGTGTGCCTCTACGCCAGTGCGAGGGCCCAGCGCCGCGGTGCCTAG
- a CDS encoding SIMPL domain-containing protein (The SIMPL domain is named for its presence in mouse protein SIMPL (signalling molecule that associates with mouse pelle-like kinase). Bacterial member BP26, from Brucella, was shown to assemble into a channel-like structure, while YggE from E. coli has been associated with resistance to oxidative stress.), protein MTALNTSALTSSALTNTVTVTGQGTVQTTPDYFNINIGIEAAAPTVREAYANASEALNAVNAALLAREVSRDALGSSSLDVRADTRWQEGTGSVVTGYTVSSTLTVALRYDQGGEDIIAAVVDTGNNNVRLNGMSAIVSDLTAAYDGARTQAWADATRAAELYAQLAGRSLGAVSNICEGTVPEVPQRSTMVRTALSSDSSMTIEPGQSSVSMAVQVTWLLI, encoded by the coding sequence ATGACTGCACTCAACACTTCTGCACTGACATCTTCTGCACTGACCAACACCGTTACCGTCACGGGTCAAGGCACTGTGCAGACGACCCCCGACTATTTCAATATCAACATTGGCATCGAGGCTGCCGCGCCAACTGTGCGCGAGGCGTACGCAAACGCCAGCGAAGCCCTGAATGCAGTCAATGCCGCACTGCTTGCTCGTGAGGTGTCACGGGATGCGCTTGGCTCGTCGTCACTGGACGTGCGGGCAGATACCAGGTGGCAGGAAGGCACAGGGTCGGTGGTGACTGGTTATACGGTCTCCAGCACGCTGACGGTGGCCCTGCGCTACGACCAAGGCGGCGAAGACATCATTGCCGCCGTTGTAGACACGGGAAATAACAACGTTCGTTTGAATGGGATGAGCGCCATAGTCTCGGACCTCACCGCTGCATATGACGGCGCCCGAACTCAAGCCTGGGCCGATGCTACGCGGGCAGCCGAACTATATGCGCAATTGGCCGGACGTTCGTTGGGTGCCGTGAGCAATATTTGTGAGGGCACCGTTCCTGAGGTGCCACAGCGGTCAACGATGGTGCGCACTGCTTTATCTTCAGATAGTTCAATGACCATAGAACCTGGGCAAAGCAGCGTCTCTATGGCCGTCCAGGTCACCTGGTTGCTGATCTAG
- the rplT gene encoding 50S ribosomal protein L20, translating to MARVKRAVNAHKKRRVVLERAKGYRGQRSRLYRKAKEQLLHSFVYSYGDRRKRKGDFRRLWIQRINAASRANGLTYNRLIQGLKAAQIEVDRRMLADLAVNDAGAFAALVNIAKAALPADTSAPAAK from the coding sequence GTGGCACGTGTGAAGAGGGCCGTAAACGCCCACAAAAAGCGTCGGGTTGTTCTTGAGCGCGCAAAGGGTTACCGCGGACAGCGTTCACGCCTTTACCGTAAGGCCAAAGAGCAGCTGCTGCACTCGTTTGTGTACAGCTATGGCGACCGCCGCAAGCGCAAGGGTGACTTCCGTCGCCTCTGGATCCAGCGTATCAACGCTGCATCACGCGCCAACGGCCTGACCTACAACCGTTTGATCCAGGGCCTGAAGGCTGCGCAGATCGAGGTTGACCGTCGCATGCTGGCCGATCTGGCTGTGAACGACGCCGGTGCTTTCGCCGCTTTGGTGAACATCGCAAAGGCTGCACTGCCTGCTGACACGTCAGCACCTGCAGCGAAGTAA
- a CDS encoding DUF1844 domain-containing protein gives MSTPDNNSDTRNTFQSAPEEALTDTEAASVVRDIAEVPAIEVITTAAVHLMSAAAVKCGLAAGPGAEELKDLDEARKLITALAGFVTAASPEIGSQHAGPLRDGLRSLQLAFREASEFPDAPGKGPGEKFTGAVN, from the coding sequence ATGAGTACCCCAGATAATAATTCGGACACCCGCAACACGTTTCAGAGCGCTCCCGAAGAGGCCCTGACGGACACAGAGGCAGCTTCGGTGGTGCGTGATATCGCTGAAGTTCCGGCCATTGAAGTCATTACGACGGCGGCCGTTCACCTCATGAGCGCCGCTGCAGTTAAGTGCGGACTGGCTGCAGGTCCTGGCGCAGAAGAGCTAAAGGATTTGGATGAAGCCCGCAAGCTCATCACAGCTCTGGCCGGCTTCGTGACCGCCGCATCGCCTGAAATTGGCAGCCAGCACGCCGGACCATTGCGCGATGGTTTACGCTCACTCCAGCTCGCATTCCGCGAGGCCTCGGAATTCCCAGACGCCCCCGGCAAGGGCCCGGGCGAGAAGTTCACAGGCGCAGTCAACTAA
- a CDS encoding Rv2578c family radical SAM protein, which translates to MRWTNQELNQPLFPEQTSSAVDVAAMGLPGAQPLLPLAGLLKSVQTPEFAGITFHEVLSKSALNKVPPSSAMPFTWTVNPYRGCSHACVYCFARKSHTYLDFDPGVDFDSQVVVKANVAEVLRKELFKASWKHEHVALGTNTDPYQRAEGRYKLMPGIISALADSGTPFSILTKGTLLARDIPLLRQAGEQVSIGMGISLALVDQELAHTLEPGTPTPKARLGLITRLRDAGLPCGVMAMPILPWLTDSEQALDSLLAALAAAGATGVSAGALYLRAGTREWFMQWLAREHPALVGRYQHLYGSGAYASKEYRQWLALRVKKAKLRHGFISQGFVHDPRQEEAQYPPGSLPEMSSQATAPASTTLREQSSTGSKKAGPSVESPASISLAPTLF; encoded by the coding sequence ATGCGGTGGACAAACCAGGAACTCAATCAGCCACTCTTCCCCGAGCAAACCAGCAGTGCCGTGGACGTTGCTGCAATGGGCTTACCCGGGGCACAGCCGCTGCTGCCGTTGGCCGGACTTCTCAAAAGCGTGCAGACACCAGAGTTTGCCGGAATTACTTTTCATGAAGTGCTTTCAAAGTCGGCCCTGAACAAGGTGCCGCCCAGTTCGGCCATGCCTTTTACTTGGACAGTAAACCCATACCGCGGCTGCTCCCATGCGTGCGTCTACTGCTTCGCCCGCAAAAGCCACACATATTTAGATTTTGACCCTGGAGTTGATTTTGATTCCCAGGTTGTTGTCAAAGCTAACGTGGCAGAAGTGTTGCGCAAAGAACTATTCAAGGCCTCATGGAAGCACGAGCATGTGGCGTTGGGAACCAACACGGATCCCTACCAACGCGCTGAAGGCCGCTATAAGCTCATGCCTGGAATCATCAGCGCCCTCGCTGACTCAGGGACACCATTCTCCATCTTGACGAAAGGCACCTTACTGGCCAGAGATATCCCCTTGCTCCGTCAGGCCGGAGAACAGGTCAGCATTGGCATGGGTATCTCGCTGGCGCTTGTGGACCAGGAGTTGGCTCATACGCTGGAGCCTGGCACTCCCACACCCAAGGCTCGGCTGGGCCTGATCACCAGATTGCGAGACGCCGGGCTTCCCTGCGGTGTCATGGCGATGCCTATTCTGCCGTGGTTGACCGATTCTGAGCAGGCTCTGGATTCGCTGCTGGCGGCGTTAGCTGCTGCCGGAGCCACGGGAGTAAGCGCTGGCGCCCTCTATTTGCGGGCAGGGACCAGAGAGTGGTTCATGCAATGGTTGGCTCGGGAACATCCCGCATTGGTGGGACGTTATCAGCATCTCTACGGATCAGGCGCGTATGCCTCTAAGGAATACCGCCAGTGGCTTGCCCTTCGTGTGAAAAAAGCCAAGCTCAGGCATGGCTTCATATCTCAGGGATTTGTTCATGACCCACGGCAGGAAGAGGCACAATATCCCCCAGGCAGCCTGCCTGAAATGAGCTCCCAGGCCACCGCACCTGCCAGCACAACTTTAAGGGAGCAGTCCAGTACCGGTAGCAAAAAAGCGGGACCCTCCGTGGAGAGTCCCGCCTCAATCAGTCTTGCCCCCACATTGTTCTAA
- a CDS encoding MFS transporter, with protein MTLVKNLRDTTPASPKVVAWAILSLAIGGFGIGTTEFAMMGLLPNVAEGVGVSVPTAGHVISAYALGVVIGAPLLIAVSAKMPRKALALSLMALFTVGNLLSVFANDYTTLLITRFIAGLPHGAFFGVAAVLAASMVAPTKRGRAISMVMMGLSVANVLGVPLATFVGQQFGWRWLFVLVALIGVITMVCMSIFVPAQKAHPDASLRNELSALRRGQMWLTLLIGVVGFGGFFAVYTYVANTMTDVAGFASDFLPIIVGLYGVGMVVGNYVGGRIADWSVMGSIYLVMGFIAAMLVIYALSVHIQWMALLMIFVIGASGAMLIPSLQTRLLDVSPGAPTLASSLNHSALNLANALGAFLGGLVITWGWGYTAPALVGAVLAVLGLGIALFSGFLDKRGQKKAQLSPSPTS; from the coding sequence ATGACCCTGGTTAAAAACCTGCGCGACACCACGCCCGCATCACCAAAGGTTGTGGCCTGGGCAATCTTGTCTCTGGCCATCGGCGGGTTTGGGATCGGCACCACCGAATTTGCCATGATGGGTCTTCTGCCCAACGTCGCTGAAGGTGTGGGCGTCAGCGTCCCAACGGCCGGACACGTGATCTCTGCCTACGCGCTGGGTGTTGTCATTGGTGCGCCACTGTTGATCGCCGTCAGCGCCAAAATGCCACGCAAGGCATTGGCGCTAAGTTTGATGGCCCTTTTTACTGTAGGCAACCTGCTCTCGGTTTTCGCCAATGACTACACAACGCTTTTGATCACTCGTTTCATTGCCGGGCTGCCCCACGGTGCATTCTTTGGTGTTGCTGCAGTGCTGGCTGCATCGATGGTTGCGCCAACAAAGCGCGGCAGGGCAATTTCCATGGTCATGATGGGCTTGTCCGTAGCCAATGTCCTTGGTGTACCACTGGCGACCTTTGTAGGTCAGCAGTTCGGGTGGCGCTGGCTGTTCGTTTTGGTCGCCCTCATTGGTGTGATCACCATGGTGTGCATGTCCATCTTCGTTCCCGCACAGAAAGCACACCCGGACGCTAGCCTGCGCAACGAGCTGAGCGCCCTTCGCCGCGGGCAGATGTGGCTGACGCTCCTGATCGGGGTAGTCGGTTTTGGCGGCTTCTTTGCCGTCTACACTTACGTTGCCAACACCATGACCGATGTTGCCGGCTTCGCCTCCGACTTCCTGCCGATCATTGTTGGTCTGTACGGGGTGGGCATGGTGGTTGGAAACTATGTGGGCGGGCGGATTGCCGACTGGTCCGTCATGGGCAGCATCTACCTTGTCATGGGCTTTATTGCAGCGATGCTTGTCATTTATGCGCTCTCAGTTCACATTCAATGGATGGCCCTGCTCATGATCTTTGTCATTGGCGCCTCAGGCGCCATGCTCATTCCCTCGCTGCAAACAAGACTGCTGGATGTTTCCCCGGGGGCGCCAACGTTGGCGTCCTCGTTAAACCACTCTGCACTAAACCTGGCTAATGCGCTTGGCGCCTTTCTCGGTGGGCTGGTCATCACCTGGGGATGGGGCTACACGGCTCCAGCCTTGGTGGGTGCGGTTCTAGCCGTATTGGGACTTGGCATTGCCTTGTTCAGTGGGTTCCTGGACAAACGTGGCCAGAAAAAAGCCCAGCTGAGCCCATCCCCCACCAGCTGA
- the rpmI gene encoding 50S ribosomal protein L35: MPKMKTHSGAKKRFKLTGSGKLRRQQANRRHYLEHKPSSLKRRLKGDLLVAKADVRNIKKMLGI; encoded by the coding sequence ATGCCTAAAATGAAGACACATAGTGGTGCGAAGAAGCGATTCAAGCTGACCGGTTCCGGTAAGCTGCGTCGCCAGCAGGCCAACCGCCGCCACTACCTGGAGCACAAGCCTTCCAGCTTGAAGCGTCGCCTGAAGGGTGACCTGTTGGTCGCCAAGGCTGATGTGCGCAACATCAAAAAGATGCTCGGCATCTAA